The sequence below is a genomic window from Paucidesulfovibrio longus DSM 6739.
GAAAGACTCTCCAGGGTCATGGCCCTCTCGAATCCCGGCAGCCGCTTTTCAATGACCTTCAATGTCGCGTCCGGGGCCACGTCACGCGGGGCAAGTCCCGTGCCGCCGGTCGTCACGATCAGGTCGAATCCCTGCACCAGGGCGAGGTCGGCCAGCAGCGCCCGCAACGGTCCTTCATCATCCGGCAGAAGATACCCGCTGCTCAAGGAAAGCGAAAGCTCCTTCCCGACCATCTCGGCCACAAGAGGCCCGGCAAGATCTTCGCGTTCGCCGCGGGAGCCTTTGTCGCTGAGCGTTACCCAGGCCAGCGACCAGCCCTTTCGTTGCCAACGCAGCCCGTCCAGAGTTCCGGCGGACAAATCGCGCACCGCTTCGAAACAGCGCACCGGCCTCGCCGGGAGCGCATCGGTTCCGGGACGCCAATAGCGCGACAGCGCCCGCAGGGCAGGTCCGTCGCCATCGCACAGCAAAGCGCCTGCACGGCTTTCGGGCCGATGGGTCCAGTCGAATTCCAAACGCTCGCCCACTGCCGACGGATGATCCACTATTAATGATATCGTTTCGCAATCAACCATGCAAGACACTCCTGTTCCTGGCCTGACAGGCGCGAACGCGCCTCATGAATTCCTCGCGGCGCACGGGGTCCGCGAGAACGATTTCATCGGCCATGGGAATCCAAGGAAACTGCTCCTGAAACGCCCGCGCAAAAAGGCCGAGGCTGCGCCCGGCCGTGCCCCCGCCCGCCTTGAACACGCGCTTCGGCACGACAGCCGCGCAGCTGGGGGAATTGCTCTTGAGCACCATCCCCTGCACGGGTTCCTGCGCAAAACGTACCAGTCGAGGCCAGATCCAGCTCATCAGCTGAAAGGTGAGATCGCGCCCCGAGTCCAGGCAATGGAAGGTCGGACGGAGCGGGGTTCCCCCGACTTCGGCAGGCTCGCGAGGCACGGTCATGCCGCTTTCCACCTCGGGACAGATCGGCACCAGTTCGGCCACGCTCCGAAGGGCCGCCACGACCAGGGGGGCGGGGCGGGCGCCGCCGTCGTAACGGACCCGCTCTCCAAGCAGGCAGCGGCTGATTCCTATGCGGCAGCGTTCCATACCCTGTCCTTTTCTGCCTAGGCCACAAGCCCGGCCACGATGCAGCCGAAAAACACGCCCCAGAAAAATCCCTCGCCGCCAAGCACGACCCGCGGCGCATCCACCCGCGCACGCAGGCGCGGCACAAGCAGCGGCGCGACTCCGCTGCCCAGGACAGGGCCGAGAACCGCGGCCGCGAACGCGGCCGATGCGGTGAATCCCTGCGAAGGCAGCATGAACGCGGTCAGCGCCGCGCACACGGGCGGCATGAACACGGGCAGCTTCGGCGCCATTCCAGGCCGATATGTGGTGGCGGCGAAGCAGACCACGGCGGCCAGGGCCACGGCCGCGCCGGTCCAGGCCAGCGCGCCGGGCAACGCCGCCACGCGCCCCAGAAACACGAGGCTCATGCCCAAGGGCAGGAGCAGACCGCCGACTCCGACGGCAAAGGTCTGCGGCACGAGTTCGTCGCCGAACATCTCTTCTTCGGGAGGAGCCATGCCCTGCATGCGCATAAAGGCGGACAGCGGCATGTCCGGTCGGACCACGTCGCGCACGAGACGCTCGCTGCGATACAACGTGAATTCGACGCCTCTGCTCAGGACCATCGCCACCAAGAGCAAAATGCCCTGCACCGGGGTCAGGCCCAGGCCTTCGGCCGCGTGGGCCGCTATGTTCGCAGGCAGGACAACAAAGAAAAGCAGCAA
It includes:
- a CDS encoding MogA/MoaB family molybdenum cofactor biosynthesis protein produces the protein MVDCETISLIVDHPSAVGERLEFDWTHRPESRAGALLCDGDGPALRALSRYWRPGTDALPARPVRCFEAVRDLSAGTLDGLRWQRKGWSLAWVTLSDKGSRGEREDLAGPLVAEMVGKELSLSLSSGYLLPDDEGPLRALLADLALVQGFDLIVTTGGTGLAPRDVAPDATLKVIEKRLPGFERAMTLESLSKTPRAVISRAVAGTLGQSMILNLPGSPKAVRECLGAVLPAVEHALEKLQGDPSDCGSV
- a CDS encoding DUF523 domain-containing protein, encoding MERCRIGISRCLLGERVRYDGGARPAPLVVAALRSVAELVPICPEVESGMTVPREPAEVGGTPLRPTFHCLDSGRDLTFQLMSWIWPRLVRFAQEPVQGMVLKSNSPSCAAVVPKRVFKAGGGTAGRSLGLFARAFQEQFPWIPMADEIVLADPVRREEFMRRVRACQARNRSVLHG
- a CDS encoding DUF1614 domain-containing protein, whose protein sequence is MRFIYQSGGPGSLLAMIVFLALLLLFFVVLPANIAAHAAEGLGLTPVQGILLLVAMVLSRGVEFTLYRSERLVRDVVRPDMPLSAFMRMQGMAPPEEEMFGDELVPQTFAVGVGGLLLPLGMSLVFLGRVAALPGALAWTGAAVALAAVVCFAATTYRPGMAPKLPVFMPPVCAALTAFMLPSQGFTASAAFAAAVLGPVLGSGVAPLLVPRLRARVDAPRVVLGGEGFFWGVFFGCIVAGLVA